From one Coffea eugenioides isolate CCC68of chromosome 11, Ceug_1.0, whole genome shotgun sequence genomic stretch:
- the LOC113751126 gene encoding uncharacterized protein LOC113751126, which translates to MASPIPQIHFQKPQNPSENSAQTKQAANMEKLKGAVMKLLNNQANTPLSETHKARVEERLTQFLSPLHSPDHPPYAWMIERALQELNERGGSTEESVSKFIRKEYDDLPWAHHTMLKHHLVQLCESGCIVLTQDKRYLLASGNLDLKVKRKSRRKWMKRKRGWNWEKKRSKRSKKVTGKANGVEYLCDQQKDRGTPIEVNEEEKPVDEGIKEQEPRGDVDKLLLSQREDQVISKEVVEQVLMVERVEQQNSNGNDIDLLFCQPKDQGTSNQLHEGRDCMMQGIGQQKLEAQFSKDAEKLCVAEEKGIDCNSDAPPTVTPSFPITDGKESPELITVQQQSSEPMLGITDICSQNAQLEIGGKHLEDNYTELSSPERPPGFEYVILEEVSPVQPWTTVSSELTIHQEQLNQHDEHDILGNVEASGPDSAVVEESIPTERMERQKKRWSKRLAGEKASLISDILPHPNLLDKCPPKSELARQDKAHGKQMKCYSRRLSGDKASSMPDILPFPELQDDNPPKLQLSDHCSAYGKHHTSLESTLTTEVQRKQCSQLQKAANDSSKILQQPDSETLSKLPCLGDYPAEPKCQAEPSKHKRKNQVVQGTEIPRVLRPRPLKPEPQLSNVITEDSFSSQLDQQERQTPESQCPSTKVTNELTMSVDQDEQDLFPAGAKCEPSQGAKQEKLSPKHHCKIKQQIGLRRRGRPPKSRCGAKAKSGTLVPEDVTPDDDQNQQHNEHLTQPPTEKLDLAIDPHLEQQLEKPRYRGRGRPPKCKRGASSVKKSDLQQRKTTKYLGRGRPRKTDLLE; encoded by the exons ATGGCCTCCCCAATCCCTCAAATTCACTTCCAAAAACCTCAAAACCCTTCTGAAAACAGCGCACAGACGAAACAAGCAGCCAATATGGAGAAACTGAAAGGAGCGGTGATGAAACTTTTGAACAATCAAGCAAACACGCCTTTATCAGAAACTCACAAAGCCCGTGTCGAAGAACGCTTAACTCAATTCTTGTCCCCTCTTCACTCACCTGATCATCCGCCTTATGCGTGG ATGATAGAGAGGGCGCTTCAAGAATTAAATGAAAGAGGAGGCTCTACAGAGGAATCGGTATCAAAGTTTATTAGAAAGGAATATGATGATTTACCATGGGCTCATCATACAATGCTGAAACATCATCTTGTACAGCTTTGTGAAAGTGGCTGTATAGTTCTAACTCAAGACAAGCGATACTTGCTTGCTAGTGGAAATTTAGATCtgaaagtaaaaagaaaaagcagGAGGAAGTGGATGAAGAGAAAACGTGGGTGGAATTGGGAGAAGAAGCGAAGCAAGCGGAGTAAAAAAGTAACTGGGAAGGCTAATGGTGTTGAATATCTTTGTGACCAACAAAAAGATCGGGGAACTCCAATTGAAGTGAATGAGGAAGAGAAGCCTGTGGATGAAGGAATTAAAGAGCAGGAACCCAGAGGTGATGTTGACAAGTTGCTTTTAAGCCAACGAGAAGATCAAGTAATATCAAAGGAAGTAGTAGAGCAAGTACTCATGGTTGAAAGAGTTGAACAGCAGAATTCAAATGGCAATGACATTGACTTGCTCTTTTGCCAACCAAAAGATCAAGGAACTTCAAATCAACTACATGAAGGGAGAGATTGCATGATGCAGGGAATTGGACAGCAGAAGCTAGAAGCTCAGTTTAGTAAAGATGCAGAGAAATTATGTGTTGCTGAAGAAAAAGGTATTGATTGTAACTCAGATGCTCCTCCCACTGTGACTCCTAGCTTTCCGATTACAGATGGAAAGGAGAGCCCCGAATTAATCACTGTCCAGCAACAGAGTAGTGAACCTATGTTGGGAATAACTGACATTTGTAGCCAGAATGCACAGCTGGAGATAGGGGGGAAACATCTTGAAGATAATTATACAGAACTCTCATCTCCAGAGAGGCCACCCGGTTTTGAGTATGTGATTTTGGAGGAAGTATCCCCTGTTCAGCCTTGGACCACAGTTTCTTCTGAATTAACAATTCACCAAGAGCAGCTCAACCAACATGATGAACATGATATTTTGGGTAATGTGGAAGCATCAGGGCCTGACTCAGCTGTTGTTGAAGAGTCAATTCCAACTGAGCGGATGGAAAGGCAGAAGAAGCGTTGGAGCAAAAGGCTAGCTGGAGAAAAAGCTTCCTTGATATCAGATATCTTGCCTCATCCAAATTTACTGGATAAATGCCCTCCAAAATCAGAACTTGCTCGTCAGGATAAGGCGCATGGAAAACAGATGAAGTGCTATAGCAGAAGGCTATCTGGAGATAAAGCTTCTTCGATGCCAGATATCTTACCTTTTCCAGAGTTGCAGGATGACAATCCTCCAAAGTTGCAACTTTCTGATCATTGTAGTGCTTATGGAAAACATCACACATCATTGGAGTCAACTCTGACTACAGAGGTGCAACGAAAGCAATGTAGTCAGCTGCAAAAAGCTGCCAATGATTCATCAAAAATTTTGCAGCAGCCGGATTCAGAAACATTGAGCAAGCTCCCATGTTTAGGTGACTATCCTGCTGAACCGAAATGCCAGGCAGAACCTTCAAAGCACAAGAGAAAGAATCAAGTTGTGCAAGGAACTGAAATACCTAGAGTTCTGCGGCCTCGGCCTCTTAAACCTGAACCTCAATTATCTAATGTCATAACTGAAGACAGTTTCTCATCACAGCTTGATCAGCAGGAAAGGCAAACACCAGAATCTCAATGCCCTAGTACGAAAGTCACAAATGAGTTGACAATGTCAGTTGATCAGGATGAACAAGACCTGTTTCCAGCAGGAGCCAAATGTGAACCATCTCAAGgtgcaaagcaagaaaagttgTCGCCAAAGCATCATTGCAAAATCAAGCAGCAAATAGGACTTCGACGTCGAGGGCGACCTCCAAAATCTAGGTGTGGTGCAAAAGCTAAATCTGGTACGTTGGTTCCAGAGGACGTGACACCTGATGATGATCAAAACCAGCAGCACAATGAGCATCTCACACAGCCGCCAACAGAAAAGTTAGATCTGGCTATAGATCCTCATTTGGAGCAGCAATTGGAGAAACCAAGATATAGAGGTCGTGGAAGGCCTCCTAAATGCAAACGAGGTGCTAGTTCCGTCAAGAAATCCGACTTGCAACAGCGCAAAACAACCAAATACCTAGGTCGTGGAAGACCTAGGAAGACAGATTTATTAGAATGA